The Paeniglutamicibacter sulfureus genome includes a region encoding these proteins:
- a CDS encoding 3-oxoacid CoA-transferase subunit B → MSQYNSTEAALTRDEMAKLVAADIPAGAFVNLGIGQPTNVSNFLTTEQGVTLHTENGMLGMGPVATGEDVDEDLINAGKIPVTELPGASYFHHADSFAMMRGGHLDVCVLGAFQVSAEGDLANWHTGAPGAIPAVGGAMDLAIGAKQTWVMMGLFTKTGESKLVEALSYPVTGLGCVSRIYTESAIFVIDESGVTVRSTHGITFEELDAKIPVDLIKA, encoded by the coding sequence ATGAGCCAGTACAACTCCACCGAGGCCGCGCTGACCCGCGACGAAATGGCCAAGCTGGTCGCCGCCGACATCCCGGCCGGCGCGTTCGTGAACCTGGGCATCGGCCAACCGACCAACGTGTCCAACTTCCTCACCACCGAGCAGGGCGTCACCCTGCACACCGAGAACGGCATGCTGGGCATGGGCCCGGTCGCCACCGGCGAGGACGTCGACGAGGACCTGATCAACGCCGGCAAGATCCCGGTGACCGAGCTGCCCGGCGCCAGCTACTTCCACCACGCAGACTCCTTCGCGATGATGCGCGGCGGGCACCTGGACGTCTGCGTCCTTGGGGCCTTCCAGGTCTCGGCCGAGGGCGACCTGGCGAACTGGCACACCGGCGCTCCGGGCGCGATCCCGGCAGTCGGCGGGGCCATGGATCTTGCCATCGGTGCCAAGCAGACCTGGGTCATGATGGGCCTGTTCACCAAGACCGGTGAGTCCAAGCTGGTCGAGGCACTTTCCTACCCGGTCACCGGGCTGGGTTGCGTTTCGCGCATCTACACCGAGTCCGCGATCTTCGTCATCGACGAATCCGGGGTCACCGTTCGTTCGACGCACGGCATCACCTTCGAGGAACTCGACGCCAAGATCCCGGTGGACCTGATCAAGGCATAG
- a CDS encoding 3-oxoacid CoA-transferase subunit A, with product MAPRIATSAAEAVADIKDGATVLIGGFGNAGQPMELIDALMECGAKELTVVNNNAGQADAGLALLIKERRVKKVICSFPRQSDSWHFDEAYRAGELELELVPQGNLAERIRAAGAGIGGFFTPTGYGTMLAEGKETRMIDGKGYVLETPISADFALIKALRADELGNLVYRKTARNFGPIMATAAKQAIVQVSEIVPAGQIDPETVITPGIFVDTLVTIGGTK from the coding sequence ATGGCACCACGTATTGCCACTTCGGCGGCCGAAGCCGTCGCCGATATCAAGGACGGAGCCACAGTGCTCATCGGAGGCTTCGGCAACGCCGGCCAGCCGATGGAACTGATCGACGCACTCATGGAGTGCGGCGCCAAGGAACTGACCGTCGTGAACAACAACGCCGGGCAGGCCGACGCCGGCCTGGCCCTGCTCATCAAGGAACGCCGGGTCAAGAAGGTCATCTGCTCCTTCCCGCGCCAGTCCGATTCCTGGCACTTCGACGAGGCCTACCGCGCCGGCGAGCTCGAACTCGAGCTGGTCCCGCAGGGCAACCTGGCCGAACGCATCCGCGCCGCCGGCGCCGGCATCGGCGGGTTTTTCACGCCCACCGGCTACGGCACCATGCTTGCCGAGGGCAAGGAAACGCGCATGATCGATGGCAAGGGCTACGTGCTCGAGACCCCGATCAGTGCCGACTTTGCCCTCATCAAGGCGCTGCGCGCCGATGAGCTGGGCAACCTGGTCTACCGCAAGACCGCCCGCAACTTCGGGCCCATCATGGCCACCGCCGCGAAGCAGGCCATCGTGCAGGTTTCCGAGATCGTCCCCGCCGGGCAGATCGATCCGGAAACCGTGATCACCCCCGGCATCTTCGTCGATACCCTCGTCACCATCGGAGGCACCAAGTAA
- a CDS encoding thiolase family protein: MKQAYLYDAIRTPFGKIGGSLSSHRPDDLAAHVVRELVARAPQLDPASIDESIFGNANGAGEENRNVARMATLLAGLPTSLPGTTMNRLCGSSLDAAIAAARQVNTDDADLVLVGGVESMSRAPWVLPKTERPFPMANLELANTTLGWRLVNPAMPSQWTVSLGEATEQLREKYEVTREDQDEFAALSHTLAAEAWANGKYDNLVVSVPPANKRGTEVTMDETIRPGSTAETLAGLRPVFRDAATGTVTAGNASPMSDGASAAFIGSERGGELLGAAPLARIAGRASSALDPQYFGFAPVEAANKALAKAGISWSDVAAVELNEAFAAQSLACVRAWDIDAGIVNAWGGALSIGHPLGASGLRILGTLARRLQENNQRWGVAAICIGVGQGLAVVLENPNAA; this comes from the coding sequence ATGAAGCAGGCGTACCTCTACGACGCGATCCGCACCCCCTTCGGCAAGATCGGCGGAAGCCTTTCCTCGCACCGCCCCGACGACCTGGCCGCGCACGTGGTCCGCGAGCTCGTTGCCCGCGCGCCGCAGCTGGATCCGGCTTCCATTGACGAATCGATCTTCGGCAACGCCAACGGCGCCGGCGAGGAAAACCGCAACGTGGCCCGCATGGCCACCCTGCTGGCGGGCCTGCCCACCTCGCTGCCCGGCACCACCATGAACCGCCTCTGCGGCTCCTCGCTGGACGCGGCCATCGCCGCCGCCCGCCAGGTCAACACGGACGACGCGGACCTGGTCCTGGTCGGCGGCGTCGAATCCATGAGCCGCGCCCCGTGGGTGCTGCCCAAGACCGAGCGTCCCTTCCCGATGGCCAACCTGGAACTTGCAAACACCACCCTGGGCTGGCGCCTGGTCAACCCGGCCATGCCCAGTCAATGGACCGTGTCCCTGGGCGAGGCCACCGAACAGCTGCGCGAAAAGTACGAGGTCACCCGCGAGGACCAGGACGAGTTCGCAGCGCTCTCACACACGCTGGCAGCCGAGGCCTGGGCCAACGGCAAGTACGACAACCTCGTGGTCTCCGTGCCCCCGGCCAACAAGCGCGGCACCGAGGTGACGATGGATGAGACCATCCGCCCCGGTTCCACCGCCGAGACCCTGGCCGGGCTGCGCCCCGTCTTCCGCGACGCCGCCACCGGAACCGTCACCGCCGGCAACGCCTCGCCGATGTCCGATGGCGCCTCCGCAGCCTTCATCGGTTCCGAGCGCGGCGGCGAGCTGCTGGGAGCTGCCCCGCTGGCCCGCATTGCCGGCCGCGCGTCCTCGGCACTTGACCCGCAGTACTTCGGCTTCGCCCCGGTGGAGGCCGCCAACAAGGCGCTGGCCAAGGCCGGGATCTCCTGGTCCGACGTCGCAGCAGTGGAACTCAACGAGGCCTTCGCCGCCCAGTCGCTGGCCTGCGTCCGCGCCTGGGACATCGACGCCGGAATCGTGAACGCCTGGGGCGGCGCGCTGTCCATCGGCCACCCGCTGGGAGCCTCGGGCCTGCGCATCCTGGGCACCCTGGCACGCCGCCTGCAGGAGAACAACCAGCGCTGGGGCGTTGCAGCCATCTGCATCGGCGTCGGCCAGGGCCTGGCCGTCGTGCTGGAAAACCCGAACGCCGCCTAG